TTTATTGCAGCCTTTTTTATTATTGCTGCAAAAATAAAAAAGTTGAAACAAAAACCACAAGTTGACGCTAACTGCCAAAATCGTCTAGTGAAATGCTAAGCTCTTAAAAACTACTAACCTTAAGAGCTTTAAAGCACTTTTCTATCTTATTTTGGCACTTTGCCAACTTATCTTTGTCTCAACTTCAAATTATTAGTCTTCGGTATAATAGGTGATGGCAAAAGCGCCTTTACCTGTATGGGTCGCAATAATTGGCGTGGTGTGCAACAAAGGAATATGCATTTCTGGAAATAGTTCTTGCAGTTCCTTTTTAAATTCTTCACATAATGCTAACCCATCAGCATGGGAAATCCCAATACTTTTAACATTTGTTTTTTGTTGCAATTCTTTTTTCAAACCGTCAAACCACTTGGTAAATGTTTTAGTGCCGCGCCCTTTAACCACAGGAATTAACTCTGAATGATCAAAGTCCATTACAACGCGCATATTTAATAAATTCGATAAAATGCCAGTAGCACGACTAATTCGGCCACCTTTCACCAAATTATCCAAAGTGGAAACACCAATATAAAGCTTCGTATTTTCCCGTACTTTTTCAACCGCTACCAAAACTTCTGCTAAAGAATTCCCAGCTCGTGCCATTTCAGCGGCTTTGATGACTTGGAAAGATAATCCTTGGTCAGTTGTATCACTGTCGATGACAGTCACATCACTTTTTGACAAGTTGCTGGCTTGTCGGGCAGCTTCAACAGTCCCACTTAAGCCTTTTGTCATATGAATTGATAAAATCTGACTACCATCTGCTCCCAGTTCATCAAAAAGTTCGACAAACTCCCCAATCGGCGGCTGACTCGTTTTAGGCAGTTCTTTGGCACTGGCCATCATACTCATGAACTTTTCCCCAGGTAACGTTTCATCATCTTTATATAAAACGCCATCAATCATAACCGACAAGGGAACGATTTGAATATCTAATTTTTCTTGTAACGCTTTTTCCATCGTACACGATGAATCGGTAACTATTTTAAGTTTTGCCATGGTTCCTTCACTCTTCCTTTAACATTGCTCATCTTCATGTTAAAATACAGCTAAACATGCTCTGTCACTAAGTATAACAGAGACATTTTGTTTTTTCATTAATTTTGGAACATTCCCTAAAAGGAGGCTGTAAATACGTGGACAAACCGCAATTTTCCCGTAAATATTTAATCGTCAACGAAATCTTAAACGCTGTGACCCACGGTATCGGTTTTGGTTTAGCAGTAGCTGGTTTAGTTATCTTATTAGTTAAAGGAGCCCGTTTAGACTCAGCTCTTCACGTCGTCTCGTATGCAATTTATGGTTCAATGATGATTTTATTATTTTTATCTTCCACCTTATTTCATAGTTTAATTTTCACCAAAGCAAAAAAAGTCTTCCAAGTTTTCGATCACGATTCAATTTTTCTTTTAATTGCCGGTAGTTATACACCGTTTTGCCTACTAAGTGTTAAAGGCTGGCTTGGTTGGACATTATTTGCGTTAATTTGGCTTTTAGCTATCAGCGGCATTGTCTATAAATCCTTGACGCTGCATAAAAAAGACACCGTCTCGAAAGTCTCAACTTTCATATATTTATTTATGGGATGGCTTTGCTTAATTGCAGCTAAAGATTTATGGCTTTCTTTAGGCAATGTCGGCACTGCCCTTTTAGTTTCAGGCGGTGTTGCGTATTCTGTTGGCGCGCTTTTTTACAGTCTTAAAAATATTCGCTTCATGCATGTTGTCTGGCATTTGTTTGTCATGTTAGGGGCTGGTCTCATGTACTTTTCCATCTTACTTTACACATAATAAATTATCTAAAAATTTATACTTTCCATATAGTTAAAAAGTGCAATCAAAAGTTAACTTTTGATTGCACTTTTTGTTTAGTCTAAATGGATGCGTTCATATTCTTCAAAAGAGTGGGGGAATTTATTTTTTTCATCAACTTTTCCCGCAACTTTTTTGACTAAGCGCCAGTTTTCCCACTTAACTTCAGGAAAATACGTATCCCCTTCAAAGGAATTTTCAATCACCGTTCGAAAAATATAGTCACAAGCCGGCAATAACGTCGCATAAATTGCCCCACCACCAGCGATAAAAACCGTGTGATCACTTGCTTTTGCATAGGCGATAACTTGCTTAATATCATTCATAACAAGTACGCCCACTGGTGCTTGGT
The DNA window shown above is from Enterococcus montenegrensis and carries:
- the trhA gene encoding PAQR family membrane homeostasis protein TrhA yields the protein MDKPQFSRKYLIVNEILNAVTHGIGFGLAVAGLVILLVKGARLDSALHVVSYAIYGSMMILLFLSSTLFHSLIFTKAKKVFQVFDHDSIFLLIAGSYTPFCLLSVKGWLGWTLFALIWLLAISGIVYKSLTLHKKDTVSKVSTFIYLFMGWLCLIAAKDLWLSLGNVGTALLVSGGVAYSVGALFYSLKNIRFMHVVWHLFVMLGAGLMYFSILLYT
- a CDS encoding dihydrofolate reductase; translated protein: MLAAIWAQDQNGLIGKNEVLPWYLPDDLKFFKEMTLGKTLVMGRKTFEGMGGRPLPGRRTIILTRNENYQAPVGVLVMNDIKQVIAYAKASDHTVFIAGGGAIYATLLPACDYIFRTVIENSFEGDTYFPEVKWENWRLVKKVAGKVDEKNKFPHSFEEYERIHLD
- a CDS encoding DegV family protein, producing the protein MAKLKIVTDSSCTMEKALQEKLDIQIVPLSVMIDGVLYKDDETLPGEKFMSMMASAKELPKTSQPPIGEFVELFDELGADGSQILSIHMTKGLSGTVEAARQASNLSKSDVTVIDSDTTDQGLSFQVIKAAEMARAGNSLAEVLVAVEKVRENTKLYIGVSTLDNLVKGGRISRATGILSNLLNMRVVMDFDHSELIPVVKGRGTKTFTKWFDGLKKELQQKTNVKSIGISHADGLALCEEFKKELQELFPEMHIPLLHTTPIIATHTGKGAFAITYYTED